The following DNA comes from Alphaproteobacteria bacterium.
TAGACGATACAGATCGGGAAAGAAGCGAAAAAAAATATGAAACTGCCTTGTTAGAAGATATTGCTTGGCTGGGCTTAGAGTTTGACGCCTATGAACGGCAGTCTGACCGCTTAGAGCGCTATAAAGAAGGTGCAGAAATGTTAAAGGCGTCCGGGCGCCTTTATGCTTGTTATGAAACGCCTGAGGAATTAGAATTTAAAAGACGCCGTCAAATTTCCCGCGGCATGCCCCCAATTTATGATCGGGAGGCCCTGCAGCTAACCGATGCTCAAAAGACGCAATATGAAAAAGAGGGTCGCAAGCCACACTGGCGCCTTTTATTGAATGACGCCCCCATCGATTGGGAGGATTTAATTCGCGGGCCAATCCATTTAGAGGGCAGCAAACTAAGTGATCCCGTTCTGGTACGCGAAGACGGATTTCCTATTTATACGTTGGCTTCTGTTATTGATGACATGGACATGAATATTACCCATATCATTCGGGGGGAAGACCATCTGACCAACACAGCCGTTCAGATTCAATTATGGCGCGCCCTGGGCATTGCCGACGGGACTATTAAGTTCGGGCATCTTTCCCTGCTGGCTAATGCCGACGGGACTGAACTTTCAAAACGACTGGGTAGCACAAGTATTCGCGATTTCCGTGCCCAGGGAATCTTGCCTATGGCTTTGAACAGCTTGCTCGCGAAATTAGGAACATCTGACCCAGTTCAGGCCTACGATTCATTGGACGCCCTTGTGAACCATTTTGATATTTCTAAATTCGCCAAGGGAACGCCCAAGTTTTCGATGGAAGATATTACCCACATGAATAAAAAAGTGATTCATACTCTGCCCTATGAGAAAGCTGTTGAGTATAGCCATTTTTCTTCTATGGATTCTCTGTTTTGGGAAGCTGTGCGCCCTAATTTAGAAAGCTTGAATGAAGTTGAAATGTGGTGGACTATTTGTCGTG
Coding sequences within:
- the gltX gene encoding glutamate--tRNA ligase encodes the protein MKVRFAPSPTGYMHVGNCRTLLINWLFARHHGGVFLLRLDDTDRERSEKKYETALLEDIAWLGLEFDAYERQSDRLERYKEGAEMLKASGRLYACYETPEELEFKRRRQISRGMPPIYDREALQLTDAQKTQYEKEGRKPHWRLLLNDAPIDWEDLIRGPIHLEGSKLSDPVLVREDGFPIYTLASVIDDMDMNITHIIRGEDHLTNTAVQIQLWRALGIADGTIKFGHLSLLANADGTELSKRLGSTSIRDFRAQGILPMALNSLLAKLGTSDPVQAYDSLDALVNHFDISKFAKGTPKFSMEDITHMNKKVIHTLPYEKAVEYSHFSSMDSLFWEAVRPNLESLNEVEMWWTICRGTVRTFVANEDKIFIREALASLPQGPWEPMPWKEWLHLLKTVSGRKGKELFMPLRAALTGQDHGPELQGLVELMGPDLARKRLEGALL